A genomic window from Bubalus bubalis isolate 160015118507 breed Murrah chromosome 11, NDDB_SH_1, whole genome shotgun sequence includes:
- the REM2 gene encoding GTP-binding protein REM 2 isoform X1 gives MHMDFDTDMDTDTETTALCPSSSHRASPPETPTPEADATLLKKPEKLLAGLDRGGLPLALGAPRRRGSMPVPYKHQLRRAQAVDELDWPPQASSSGSSDSLGSGEAAPTQKDGIFKVMLVGESGVGKSTLAGTFGGLQGDSAHELENPEDTYERRIMVDKEEVTLVVYDIWEQGDAGGWLRDHCLQTGDAFLIVFSVTDRRSFSKVPETLLRLRAGRPHHDLPVILVGNKSDLARSREVSLEEGRHLAGTLSCKHIETSAALHHNTRELFEGAVRQIRLRRGRNGAGGPRPEWGSPEGLAPPARRESLTKKAKRFLANLVPRNAKFFKQRSRSCHDLSVL, from the exons ATGCATATGGACTTCGACACCGACATGGACACCGACACGGAAACCACAGCACTCTGCCCCTCCAGCAGCCACCGGGCCTCCCCTCCAGAGACACCCACACCAG AAGCAGATGCCACACTGCTGAAGAAGCCAGAGAAACTGTTGGCAGGGTTGGACCGGGGCGGGCTACCCCTTGCCCTAGGGGCCCCCAGACGAAGAGGCAGTATGCCTGTCCCCTACAAGCACCAGCTGCGGCGGGCCCAGGCTGTAGATGAACTTGACTGGCCACCTCAAGCCTCATCTTCTGGCTCTTCTGACTCCCTGGGCTCAGGGGAGGCAGCCCCCACCCAAAAGGATGGCATCTTCAAGGTCATGCTGGTGGGGGAGAGCGGCGTGGGCAAGAGCACCCTAGCAGGCACTTTCGGTGGTCTCCAGGGAGACAGTGCTCACGAGCTGGAGAACCCAG AGGACACCTATGAGAGACGCATCATGGTGGATAAGGAGGAAGTGACTCTAGTTGTTTATGACATCTGGGAACAG GGGGATGCAGGGGGGTGGCTGCGGGACCACTGCCTTCAGACGGGGGATGCCTTTCTCATCGTCTTCTCAGTCACCGACCGACGAAGCTTCTCCAAAGTTCCAGAGACCCTACTTCGGCTCAGGGCTGGGAGGCCCCACCACGACCTGCCTGTCATCCTTGTTGGAAACAAGAGTGACCTGGCCCGCTCCCGGGAGGTCTCCCTGGAGG AGGGCCGCCATCTGGCAGGGACACTGAGCTGCAAGCACATCGAGACGTCGGCCGCGCTGCACCACAACACGAGGGAGCTCTTCGAAGGAGCGGTGCGCCAGATCCGGCTGCGGCGGGGCCGGAATGGCGCCGGGGGCCCGCGGCCCGAGTGGGGCAGCCCCGAGGGCCTCGCTCCGCCTGCGCGTCGCGAGAGCCTCACCAAGAAGGCCAAGCGCTTCCTTGCCAACCTGGTGCCGCGCAACGCCAAGTTCTTTAAGCAGCGCTCCAGATCGTGCCACGACCTCTCCGTGCTCTGA
- the REM2 gene encoding GTP-binding protein REM 2 isoform X2, producing the protein MHMDFDTDMDTDTETTALCPSSSHRASPPETPTPADATLLKKPEKLLAGLDRGGLPLALGAPRRRGSMPVPYKHQLRRAQAVDELDWPPQASSSGSSDSLGSGEAAPTQKDGIFKVMLVGESGVGKSTLAGTFGGLQGDSAHELENPEDTYERRIMVDKEEVTLVVYDIWEQGDAGGWLRDHCLQTGDAFLIVFSVTDRRSFSKVPETLLRLRAGRPHHDLPVILVGNKSDLARSREVSLEEGRHLAGTLSCKHIETSAALHHNTRELFEGAVRQIRLRRGRNGAGGPRPEWGSPEGLAPPARRESLTKKAKRFLANLVPRNAKFFKQRSRSCHDLSVL; encoded by the exons ATGCATATGGACTTCGACACCGACATGGACACCGACACGGAAACCACAGCACTCTGCCCCTCCAGCAGCCACCGGGCCTCCCCTCCAGAGACACCCACACCAG CAGATGCCACACTGCTGAAGAAGCCAGAGAAACTGTTGGCAGGGTTGGACCGGGGCGGGCTACCCCTTGCCCTAGGGGCCCCCAGACGAAGAGGCAGTATGCCTGTCCCCTACAAGCACCAGCTGCGGCGGGCCCAGGCTGTAGATGAACTTGACTGGCCACCTCAAGCCTCATCTTCTGGCTCTTCTGACTCCCTGGGCTCAGGGGAGGCAGCCCCCACCCAAAAGGATGGCATCTTCAAGGTCATGCTGGTGGGGGAGAGCGGCGTGGGCAAGAGCACCCTAGCAGGCACTTTCGGTGGTCTCCAGGGAGACAGTGCTCACGAGCTGGAGAACCCAG AGGACACCTATGAGAGACGCATCATGGTGGATAAGGAGGAAGTGACTCTAGTTGTTTATGACATCTGGGAACAG GGGGATGCAGGGGGGTGGCTGCGGGACCACTGCCTTCAGACGGGGGATGCCTTTCTCATCGTCTTCTCAGTCACCGACCGACGAAGCTTCTCCAAAGTTCCAGAGACCCTACTTCGGCTCAGGGCTGGGAGGCCCCACCACGACCTGCCTGTCATCCTTGTTGGAAACAAGAGTGACCTGGCCCGCTCCCGGGAGGTCTCCCTGGAGG AGGGCCGCCATCTGGCAGGGACACTGAGCTGCAAGCACATCGAGACGTCGGCCGCGCTGCACCACAACACGAGGGAGCTCTTCGAAGGAGCGGTGCGCCAGATCCGGCTGCGGCGGGGCCGGAATGGCGCCGGGGGCCCGCGGCCCGAGTGGGGCAGCCCCGAGGGCCTCGCTCCGCCTGCGCGTCGCGAGAGCCTCACCAAGAAGGCCAAGCGCTTCCTTGCCAACCTGGTGCCGCGCAACGCCAAGTTCTTTAAGCAGCGCTCCAGATCGTGCCACGACCTCTCCGTGCTCTGA
- the REM2 gene encoding GTP-binding protein REM 2 isoform X4, with the protein MPVPYKHQLRRAQAVDELDWPPQASSSGSSDSLGSGEAAPTQKDGIFKVMLVGESGVGKSTLAGTFGGLQGDSAHELENPEDTYERRIMVDKEEVTLVVYDIWEQGDAGGWLRDHCLQTGDAFLIVFSVTDRRSFSKVPETLLRLRAGRPHHDLPVILVGNKSDLARSREVSLEEGRHLAGTLSCKHIETSAALHHNTRELFEGAVRQIRLRRGRNGAGGPRPEWGSPEGLAPPARRESLTKKAKRFLANLVPRNAKFFKQRSRSCHDLSVL; encoded by the exons ATGCCTGTCCCCTACAAGCACCAGCTGCGGCGGGCCCAGGCTGTAGATGAACTTGACTGGCCACCTCAAGCCTCATCTTCTGGCTCTTCTGACTCCCTGGGCTCAGGGGAGGCAGCCCCCACCCAAAAGGATGGCATCTTCAAGGTCATGCTGGTGGGGGAGAGCGGCGTGGGCAAGAGCACCCTAGCAGGCACTTTCGGTGGTCTCCAGGGAGACAGTGCTCACGAGCTGGAGAACCCAG AGGACACCTATGAGAGACGCATCATGGTGGATAAGGAGGAAGTGACTCTAGTTGTTTATGACATCTGGGAACAG GGGGATGCAGGGGGGTGGCTGCGGGACCACTGCCTTCAGACGGGGGATGCCTTTCTCATCGTCTTCTCAGTCACCGACCGACGAAGCTTCTCCAAAGTTCCAGAGACCCTACTTCGGCTCAGGGCTGGGAGGCCCCACCACGACCTGCCTGTCATCCTTGTTGGAAACAAGAGTGACCTGGCCCGCTCCCGGGAGGTCTCCCTGGAGG AGGGCCGCCATCTGGCAGGGACACTGAGCTGCAAGCACATCGAGACGTCGGCCGCGCTGCACCACAACACGAGGGAGCTCTTCGAAGGAGCGGTGCGCCAGATCCGGCTGCGGCGGGGCCGGAATGGCGCCGGGGGCCCGCGGCCCGAGTGGGGCAGCCCCGAGGGCCTCGCTCCGCCTGCGCGTCGCGAGAGCCTCACCAAGAAGGCCAAGCGCTTCCTTGCCAACCTGGTGCCGCGCAACGCCAAGTTCTTTAAGCAGCGCTCCAGATCGTGCCACGACCTCTCCGTGCTCTGA